Proteins encoded together in one Psychrobacter sp. 28M-43 window:
- a CDS encoding McrB family protein, translating to MSVLNLFSMPLDNVMPDMSAHEPTNIIYTGVAGTGKTYRLLQIAKQYTDYLPKTENEDLLEQLLQGLSWREVLCLVFLDLRAEQQDLLKVREIIDHPFFMTKAAQNSRDKNLDSTAWLELRRHSPTNSQTVSFDNRASQAYFDKDNSGAWYLLPESMVLLEDLSQQLAEFQQAQRDNQAHQNKNIGQQRFSMVSFHQAYGYEEFVEGIRPVMNGAAQANNSPSNQTQMSYAVQDGAFLKLCQRAARDPQQRYAMLIDEINRANVSRVFGELLSLIEPDKRAGKPNAMTVSLAYSGRAFSVPANVDIYATMNTQDHSLAPLDMALRRRFRFMDCPPQPNLLSTIYGSNDTDTGLSEDLEAGAIDLSKLLIGLNRRIVQTLGVEAQLGHAFLFAVTQLEQLQTALVEQIIPQLAQAAGGQITVLQYIFRDEQQPTSKQFVQDSQALMNDDLYNPMGNQNNASAEHQMFAGQGSFLDQSMSMNSYTINADLIARDGEFNHAAIYQRLY from the coding sequence ATGTCTGTTTTAAACCTGTTTTCAATGCCGCTGGATAACGTTATGCCTGATATGTCTGCTCATGAACCGACCAATATTATTTATACGGGCGTTGCTGGTACAGGTAAAACCTATAGATTACTGCAAATCGCGAAGCAATATACCGACTATCTACCCAAGACTGAAAATGAGGACTTATTAGAACAGCTGCTGCAAGGTCTAAGCTGGCGCGAAGTATTGTGTCTGGTGTTTTTAGATCTACGTGCTGAACAACAGGATTTGTTAAAGGTACGAGAAATTATTGATCATCCTTTTTTTATGACCAAAGCTGCTCAGAACTCACGTGATAAAAATCTAGATAGTACAGCTTGGTTAGAGTTACGCAGACATAGTCCTACGAACTCTCAAACAGTCAGTTTTGATAACCGCGCTAGCCAAGCTTATTTTGATAAAGACAATAGTGGGGCATGGTATTTATTGCCAGAGAGTATGGTGCTACTAGAAGATTTATCGCAGCAATTAGCTGAGTTTCAGCAGGCACAGCGTGACAACCAAGCCCATCAAAATAAAAACATCGGTCAGCAACGTTTTAGTATGGTGAGCTTCCATCAAGCCTACGGTTATGAAGAGTTTGTAGAAGGTATACGCCCTGTCATGAATGGCGCTGCTCAAGCAAATAACAGCCCTTCTAATCAAACTCAAATGAGTTACGCGGTGCAAGACGGAGCGTTTTTAAAGCTGTGTCAACGCGCAGCTCGTGACCCTCAGCAGCGTTATGCCATGCTGATTGATGAGATTAACCGTGCTAACGTGTCACGGGTGTTTGGCGAGCTTCTCAGTTTGATAGAGCCTGATAAACGAGCGGGCAAGCCAAATGCGATGACAGTAAGTTTGGCATATTCTGGACGTGCCTTTAGTGTGCCTGCCAATGTCGATATTTATGCCACTATGAATACCCAAGACCATTCTTTAGCACCACTTGATATGGCATTACGTCGACGTTTTCGCTTTATGGATTGTCCACCGCAGCCTAATTTACTATCGACAATTTATGGTAGCAATGACACCGACACTGGACTGTCTGAAGACTTAGAAGCAGGTGCGATAGATTTGAGCAAATTACTAATAGGTTTAAATAGACGTATCGTGCAGACACTGGGAGTAGAAGCGCAGTTGGGACATGCTTTTTTATTCGCAGTCACTCAGTTAGAACAATTACAAACGGCTCTCGTTGAACAAATTATTCCTCAATTGGCTCAAGCTGCGGGTGGTCAAATTACGGTGCTGCAGTATATCTTTAGAGATGAGCAGCAACCGACGAGCAAGCAGTTCGTACAGGACAGTCAAGCATTGATGAATGACGACTTATATAATCCGATGGGCAACCAAAATAATGCTTCCGCTGAACACCAAATGTTTGCAGGGCAGGGTTCTTTTCTTGATCAGTCTATGAGTATGAATAGTTATACTATCAATGCCGATCTAATCGCTAGGGATGGTGAGTTTAATCATGCTGCTATCTATCAGCGTTTGTACTAG
- the gspG gene encoding type II secretion system major pseudopilin GspG, whose product MQRSATKKSGQAGFTLIEIMVVIVILAILAGLVVPKVVGQSDKARVKTTETALATVSNALDMYKVDNSRYPTTAQGLEALTTPPADAKNYPEGGYIKGGYPTDGWENEMQYVAPGSEGRPYDLFSLGADGQQGGEGQDADLYAQL is encoded by the coding sequence ATGCAGCGCAGTGCGACAAAAAAGTCTGGTCAAGCAGGATTCACTCTTATCGAAATTATGGTCGTCATTGTGATCCTAGCCATTCTTGCTGGATTAGTGGTACCAAAAGTAGTTGGTCAAAGTGATAAGGCCCGTGTTAAAACAACTGAAACGGCGCTTGCTACTGTCTCAAATGCGCTAGATATGTATAAGGTTGATAACTCGCGCTATCCAACGACCGCTCAAGGTTTAGAGGCGCTTACGACACCGCCAGCTGATGCAAAAAACTATCCTGAAGGTGGGTATATTAAAGGTGGCTATCCAACTGATGGCTGGGAAAATGAGATGCAATATGTTGCACCAGGTAGTGAAGGGCGACCTTATGATTTATTTTCATTAGGTGCTGATGGTCAACAAGGTGGTGAAGGTCAAGATGCGGATCTTTATGCTCAGCTATAA
- a CDS encoding AraC family transcriptional regulator, with translation MDALSVLLQNVHLFETKYYRLNGTGNWSYSITRKDTILFYLVMSGGFCIDVGNGLREARAGDMIMIPNAHKHVSYALNHHGDVAESLDELLSNCTERTLDIDGDGDPNSSLILIECKYDKEMINPLLSVLPPILPELNDADGRFEVIDVEIKLLTLEAERERMGKTAVINHWASIMMIECLRVYIESLPEATENWLKAMKDPFLTKALAAMHGAPSESWTIHQLAEVAGMSRSSFAQRFKDTVGMPPLTYLIDYRLRLAARYLRLQQNSISRISEMVGYASDSTFSQAFKRVYGVSPKAYRQQYRQNNLA, from the coding sequence ATGGACGCACTGAGTGTATTGCTGCAAAACGTGCATTTATTTGAGACTAAGTATTACCGTCTAAATGGCACTGGCAATTGGTCTTATTCTATTACTAGAAAAGACACCATTTTATTTTACTTAGTAATGTCTGGCGGTTTTTGCATCGATGTCGGTAATGGTCTACGGGAAGCTCGCGCTGGCGACATGATTATGATTCCGAATGCGCACAAGCATGTGAGTTACGCACTTAATCACCATGGCGATGTTGCTGAGTCGCTTGATGAACTATTGAGCAATTGCACTGAGCGTACACTTGATATCGATGGTGATGGAGACCCCAATTCATCTTTGATACTGATCGAATGCAAATACGACAAAGAGATGATTAATCCTCTGTTGTCAGTACTGCCACCGATATTACCTGAGCTCAATGATGCTGATGGTCGGTTTGAAGTGATCGATGTAGAGATAAAGCTGCTAACGCTAGAAGCTGAGCGTGAGCGTATGGGAAAAACGGCTGTAATCAATCATTGGGCAAGCATCATGATGATTGAATGTTTGCGTGTGTATATTGAAAGCTTGCCTGAAGCTACAGAAAACTGGCTCAAAGCCATGAAGGATCCGTTTTTGACCAAGGCGCTAGCCGCAATGCATGGGGCACCGAGTGAAAGCTGGACTATTCATCAGCTTGCCGAAGTAGCAGGGATGTCACGTTCTAGCTTTGCACAGCGTTTCAAAGACACCGTTGGTATGCCACCACTGACTTATCTGATCGATTACCGCTTACGATTGGCGGCTCGCTATTTACGTTTACAGCAAAACAGTATTAGCCGTATTAGCGAGATGGTGGGTTATGCCTCAGACTCGACTTTTAGTCAGGCGTTTAAACGTGTGTATGGTGTCTCGCCAAAAGCATACCGTCAGCAGTATCGACAGAACAATCTTGCATAG
- the gspF gene encoding type II secretion system inner membrane protein GspF, with the protein MPAYHFKALDDHGVVQKGLLEGDSARQIRQQLRDKQWTPVEVNPVNDRQSQRKNRYKKPSAYELALLTRQLSVLLAAGIPLEETLAAVAKQSPKTHIKSLMLAVRSHVLEGLSLARALQQAASFPPLYIATIAAGEKSGHLDLILNQLADYTENRFALQKKIQGAMVYPIVLMVMAIAVIMGLMSFVVPKIVKVFEQSEQALPLITQIVLTLSNIITQWWWLILLVLASTAFLFYRFAQTQAGKLTIDSVVLRLPILARLSKGLNAARFASTLAILVRSGVPLIEALHIGAAVMTNLHIQNTIITAADRVTEGSSLSSQLEKSTYFPPMMVQMIKSGENSGELENMLSRAANMQEAEATNFISTLLSLLEPLMLVLMGVVVMIIVMAVMLPIVNMNDLAG; encoded by the coding sequence ATGCCTGCCTATCATTTCAAAGCGCTTGACGACCATGGCGTTGTCCAAAAAGGCTTGCTAGAGGGGGATTCTGCGCGGCAAATTCGCCAGCAGTTGCGCGATAAGCAATGGACACCCGTTGAAGTCAACCCGGTCAATGACAGACAGAGTCAGCGCAAAAATCGCTACAAAAAACCGTCTGCATACGAGCTGGCATTGCTGACACGTCAGTTATCTGTATTATTGGCAGCAGGTATCCCACTTGAAGAAACCTTGGCAGCGGTTGCTAAGCAATCTCCAAAGACTCACATCAAATCTCTGATGCTTGCAGTGCGCTCACATGTCTTGGAAGGACTCAGCTTAGCACGTGCTCTGCAACAAGCCGCTAGCTTTCCACCGTTATATATCGCTACGATTGCTGCAGGCGAAAAATCTGGTCACCTCGACCTTATCCTCAATCAGCTAGCAGACTACACCGAAAACCGTTTTGCTCTCCAAAAGAAAATCCAAGGGGCTATGGTCTATCCAATTGTCCTGATGGTAATGGCAATCGCGGTAATTATGGGGTTAATGAGTTTCGTTGTGCCCAAAATTGTCAAAGTCTTTGAACAGTCTGAGCAAGCGCTGCCTTTGATTACTCAAATCGTTCTCACGCTATCGAATATCATTACTCAGTGGTGGTGGTTAATATTATTGGTATTGGCAAGTACCGCATTTTTATTCTACCGTTTTGCCCAAACGCAAGCAGGTAAATTAACAATTGATAGCGTGGTGCTTAGATTGCCGATACTTGCCAGATTGTCCAAAGGTCTGAATGCCGCGCGTTTTGCCAGTACCCTTGCGATACTAGTACGCTCAGGAGTGCCTTTAATTGAGGCATTACATATCGGTGCTGCGGTCATGACCAATTTGCATATCCAAAACACCATTATCACTGCGGCTGATAGGGTCACAGAAGGCTCTAGTTTGTCTAGCCAGCTAGAGAAATCTACTTACTTTCCACCGATGATGGTACAGATGATAAAAAGTGGAGAGAACTCAGGCGAGCTTGAAAATATGCTGAGCCGTGCCGCCAATATGCAGGAAGCAGAAGCAACCAATTTTATCAGCACCTTATTATCATTACTTGAGCCTTTAATGCTGGTGTTGATGGGCGTAGTAGTTATGATTATTGTAATGGCGGTTATGTTACCTATCGTTAATATGAACGATTTAGCAGGCTAA
- a CDS encoding McrC family protein produces MITNNQYYAKQHAIRANSRQTRIPNSSVATMNVITVFEHQRLTVHDFLHRSDFDWLMAQEFAVFTIKRKRGQWQLKVGHYIGIILLPSGITLEILPKLNQSTQTNDIVQTRHWVQGMLSDLIHLDAHNNRKLPNTKNFGQFSSQSTPLPSKVLPISDWLIEQFLQRLMDYQPTKHYQAQIENQASLQGRLLIKEQLRHNSMQPHKFICESSVLSHDMLVNRLIKSALVYLMPLLPQFVSSKLLQPWQQVSTLNNREMQQIALIYAQAKRQLDVQPLQKQKLHAAQQLVDLAYWLLKQTTAATGNGIDPNRQNCSQLRLCLLIDMNQAFEQWASQRIASMFQQISSNYRPFYQTQSVWLNDAEGLACLSIRPDLLIFETVSDDCQNQNDTAASQTKAKDKSKGCYSHVIDIKWKYLPHAAAISASDAYQLTSYAQAYLARQVWLVYPVLGSDRQPVVLKQQTHYGSNDSDSSDDIKNNESIDAHLWLMPFDVLTGTLNGEVLPHLDKA; encoded by the coding sequence GTGATAACGAATAATCAATATTACGCCAAGCAACACGCTATTAGGGCAAACAGTCGCCAGACTCGCATCCCTAACAGTAGTGTCGCTACTATGAATGTTATCACCGTGTTTGAGCATCAACGTCTGACCGTGCATGATTTTTTGCACAGGTCTGACTTCGATTGGCTCATGGCGCAAGAGTTTGCAGTATTTACTATCAAGCGTAAGCGAGGCCAATGGCAGCTTAAGGTTGGGCACTATATTGGGATTATTCTACTACCCAGTGGTATAACGCTTGAGATATTGCCAAAGCTAAATCAGTCTACTCAGACCAATGATATCGTCCAGACCCGTCATTGGGTACAGGGTATGCTATCGGATTTAATTCATCTTGATGCGCATAACAATCGTAAGCTACCCAATACGAAAAACTTCGGTCAGTTTAGTTCCCAGTCTACTCCTTTACCGTCAAAAGTATTGCCTATATCAGATTGGCTGATTGAGCAGTTTTTGCAGCGTTTAATGGATTATCAACCAACCAAGCATTATCAGGCTCAGATTGAAAATCAGGCATCCCTGCAAGGTCGACTGCTCATCAAAGAGCAACTGCGTCATAATAGTATGCAACCGCATAAGTTTATCTGTGAAAGTAGCGTATTAAGTCACGACATGTTGGTCAATCGGTTGATTAAGAGTGCATTGGTTTACTTGATGCCTTTATTGCCCCAGTTTGTTTCTTCAAAATTGTTGCAGCCATGGCAGCAGGTGTCTACGCTAAACAACCGCGAAATGCAGCAGATAGCGTTAATATATGCTCAAGCAAAGCGTCAGCTAGACGTTCAACCACTCCAAAAGCAAAAATTGCACGCCGCGCAGCAGTTAGTAGACTTGGCATATTGGCTATTGAAACAGACGACAGCTGCGACAGGTAATGGTATTGATCCAAATAGACAAAATTGCTCTCAGCTAAGATTGTGTTTATTGATTGATATGAATCAAGCTTTTGAGCAATGGGCAAGTCAGCGTATCGCATCGATGTTTCAGCAGATTAGTAGTAATTACCGTCCTTTTTATCAAACCCAGAGTGTCTGGCTAAATGATGCTGAAGGACTAGCATGCTTATCTATACGGCCTGATTTGCTGATATTTGAAACCGTCTCTGATGATTGTCAAAACCAGAACGATACAGCAGCTAGTCAAACTAAAGCCAAAGACAAAAGCAAAGGTTGCTACAGTCATGTCATCGATATTAAGTGGAAGTATTTACCGCATGCCGCTGCGATTAGTGCGAGCGATGCTTATCAATTGACTAGCTATGCACAAGCTTACTTGGCAAGGCAGGTCTGGTTGGTTTACCCAGTGCTAGGTAGTGATAGACAGCCAGTGGTGCTTAAGCAGCAAACGCATTATGGTAGTAATGATAGCGACAGTAGCGATGATATTAAAAACAATGAATCAATTGATGCCCATTTATGGTTAATGCCGTTTGATGTTTTGACAGGTACACTCAACGGTGAAGTACTGCCACATTTGGACAAAGCTTAA
- the dsbD gene encoding protein-disulfide reductase DsbD, which yields MSIKTSPKSSSSSVSTHSKKSHILALAIASGSLLTGLSTTSTVQAAGLGDLFGSSESSSKSKFLPVDQAFQVSTDSTPVKSGTRLSINFDITPEHYVYKKQIKLTLPAGVTAAPFTFSQTPYSIDDPTFGKVLVFDQANMVATTTLTNDSGKNIEDGAIVVGWQGCAKAGLCYPPEKINTTVNIVAASTQVSADSESTASSTDSENSATAKPEEVSSTALDNTLPDEAQALTDDGAIDYDLIDDSAVEYDSLDSSAATSTISAANSSVTGETANSESTLSNSFVDSDPFGLASHPWLALVLLFLAGLGLALTPCVLPMLPIVANIVAREQNPTVKRGVILTTSYAIGVATAYGILGAVIAVFGESLGIIGWLQNPIILISFAIVFILLALYMLGLFSVRLPQVISRKMQGLSQAGDSKLGSTGGSLIAGFLSALVVSPCVSAPLFGALLAVSTIGSPLLGFAALFMLGFGLSAPLILIGATQGKIMPKAGEWMNWVKQGFALLLFAVALLLIERVFISPVMLMVWALWFMVVATWAWSWLGKGRMLTQALSLIAGIWAACLIVGAALGDDDSLHPLASLGAAPMMVQSTSGQPVNSDSTTDKTITTLVELDAIVAANPNVIVDLTAEWCIECRIMDKNLFHNRPAQMQDWQLVKLDITETTADSKAVLSRYQLFGPPALLYYIDGQLVNQQVGEIGRSEFEQTLSALNN from the coding sequence ATGTCCATCAAGACATCACCAAAGTCCTCATCATCTAGCGTATCTACTCATTCGAAAAAATCCCATATCTTAGCGCTTGCTATCGCTAGTGGCTCATTGCTGACAGGGTTATCAACGACATCAACGGTACAAGCGGCAGGGTTAGGCGACCTTTTCGGTAGTAGTGAAAGCTCATCGAAGTCAAAGTTCTTGCCAGTAGATCAAGCGTTTCAGGTAAGTACAGATAGTACCCCTGTTAAATCGGGTACGCGGTTATCTATTAATTTCGATATCACCCCTGAACATTACGTCTATAAAAAGCAAATCAAACTTACGCTACCCGCTGGCGTGACGGCGGCACCTTTTACCTTTAGCCAGACACCATATTCGATAGATGATCCAACATTTGGCAAAGTACTGGTATTTGACCAAGCAAATATGGTCGCTACCACCACACTGACGAACGATAGTGGCAAGAATATAGAAGACGGAGCTATCGTCGTCGGGTGGCAAGGTTGTGCAAAAGCAGGACTATGCTATCCACCTGAAAAGATTAATACGACTGTCAATATTGTAGCCGCATCGACACAGGTATCAGCAGATAGTGAGAGTACTGCGAGCTCGACCGACTCAGAGAATAGTGCTACGGCGAAACCAGAGGAAGTAAGCTCAACAGCTCTTGATAATACTTTGCCTGATGAGGCGCAAGCACTGACAGACGATGGTGCTATTGACTATGATCTCATTGATGACAGCGCTGTAGAGTATGATTCTTTAGATAGTAGTGCAGCGACGAGTACGATTTCTGCAGCAAATAGCAGCGTAACAGGCGAGACGGCCAATAGCGAAAGTACCTTGAGCAACAGTTTCGTTGATAGCGATCCTTTTGGTTTGGCCTCTCACCCTTGGTTGGCATTAGTACTATTATTTTTAGCAGGCTTAGGCTTAGCTTTGACGCCATGTGTGTTACCGATGCTACCTATTGTGGCCAACATTGTAGCCCGCGAACAAAACCCAACGGTCAAACGCGGTGTCATCTTGACCACCAGTTACGCGATTGGGGTAGCGACTGCTTATGGTATTTTGGGTGCTGTTATCGCAGTATTCGGTGAGTCTTTAGGTATTATTGGTTGGCTGCAGAATCCAATTATTCTCATTAGCTTTGCTATTGTTTTTATACTTCTCGCACTATATATGCTGGGTCTTTTCAGTGTGCGATTACCACAAGTGATCAGTCGAAAGATGCAAGGCCTAAGCCAAGCAGGTGACAGTAAGCTTGGTAGTACAGGCGGCAGTTTGATCGCTGGGTTTTTATCAGCGCTAGTCGTGTCACCTTGTGTTTCTGCGCCATTATTTGGGGCATTATTGGCGGTCTCTACCATTGGTAGTCCTTTGCTCGGCTTTGCCGCTTTATTCATGCTAGGTTTTGGTTTATCAGCGCCGCTTATCTTAATCGGTGCTACTCAAGGCAAGATTATGCCAAAGGCAGGCGAGTGGATGAATTGGGTCAAGCAAGGTTTTGCTTTACTACTGTTTGCCGTGGCACTGCTATTGATTGAGCGCGTGTTTATATCGCCAGTCATGCTGATGGTGTGGGCGTTATGGTTTATGGTCGTGGCAACATGGGCATGGAGTTGGCTAGGTAAAGGTCGTATGCTGACCCAAGCATTAAGCCTTATCGCTGGTATTTGGGCAGCATGTTTAATAGTCGGCGCTGCACTGGGTGATGACGATAGCTTACATCCATTAGCGTCATTGGGTGCAGCACCGATGATGGTACAGTCAACGTCTGGTCAACCAGTGAATAGTGATAGCACCACTGATAAAACGATCACGACGCTGGTAGAGCTAGATGCCATTGTTGCAGCAAATCCGAATGTCATTGTCGATCTGACAGCAGAATGGTGTATTGAGTGCCGCATTATGGACAAGAACCTGTTTCATAATCGTCCAGCGCAGATGCAAGATTGGCAACTAGTGAAGCTCGATATCACTGAGACGACAGCAGACTCAAAAGCCGTGTTGTCTCGTTACCAACTCTTTGGTCCACCAGCGCTACTATATTATATTGATGGTCAGCTAGTAAATCAGCAAGTTGGTGAGATTGGTCGCTCAGAGTTTGAGCAAACATTATCGGCGTTGAACAACTAA
- a CDS encoding phospholipase A has protein sequence MFAHTITQRHQQPSYQNAHMPLRIAVALALSCTAIQVQAADDSQTYNELPAPEAAFEYEDLDLSQSLDNSAISSDMSTQSGTIISKEFIAQQAKLFSECTQVQSGAARLACFDKVAEQGKTPSYTSTKQPIDLAKTFQSTVSGNPKVILAESQTAMSGTTVEDADTILMTNQQTAASKLKANGDVEVDAETNSEAQILENVGVTQTDIEKFSPLSLSYDLDKNSERGTWTVRPYRPTYLLPLFYTFDPNLNPSTPSQETESLTANEMRETELKFQLSLKTKVAEDLFDTSADLWFGYTQESHWQVYNEDNSRPFRATDYQPEIFLTQPVTADLPFGGRLRMLGAGAVHHSNGQDDPLSRSWNRAYLMAGAEWGRLSVIPRLWARVNSDSNSDDDNPDIEDYMGYGDIKFLYDLPADQSISGTLRYNPSTNKGAAQIDYIYPISENVNGMVQLFQGYGESIIDYNHENTSIGFGIVLNDWKGL, from the coding sequence ATGTTTGCCCATACCATTACTCAGCGTCACCAACAGCCGTCTTACCAGAATGCACATATGCCTCTTCGTATTGCAGTTGCGCTTGCGTTGAGTTGTACCGCGATACAAGTACAAGCTGCTGATGATTCTCAAACCTATAACGAGCTGCCAGCACCTGAAGCTGCGTTTGAATATGAGGATCTTGACCTATCGCAGAGTCTCGATAACAGTGCTATATCTTCTGATATGAGTACACAAAGTGGCACAATAATTAGCAAAGAATTTATTGCTCAGCAAGCCAAGCTGTTTTCTGAATGTACTCAAGTCCAGTCTGGTGCTGCTCGCCTTGCTTGTTTTGATAAGGTAGCTGAACAAGGTAAGACACCAAGTTATACCTCAACCAAACAACCAATTGATTTGGCAAAAACTTTTCAAAGTACGGTCTCAGGTAATCCAAAAGTGATATTGGCTGAGTCTCAAACGGCGATGAGTGGGACTACAGTTGAAGATGCAGATACCATCTTAATGACCAATCAGCAAACAGCAGCCAGCAAATTGAAGGCAAACGGTGACGTAGAAGTAGATGCTGAAACGAATAGCGAGGCACAGATTTTAGAAAATGTCGGTGTCACTCAAACAGACATCGAAAAATTCTCGCCACTCAGTCTATCTTACGACCTAGATAAAAACAGTGAGCGTGGTACTTGGACGGTCAGACCATATCGACCGACGTATCTGTTGCCATTATTTTATACTTTCGATCCCAATTTAAATCCAAGCACACCATCACAAGAGACCGAGTCTCTAACTGCTAACGAGATGCGTGAAACTGAACTAAAATTCCAACTATCTTTGAAGACAAAGGTGGCAGAGGATTTGTTTGATACCAGTGCTGACCTATGGTTTGGCTATACTCAAGAATCACATTGGCAAGTTTATAACGAAGACAACTCACGTCCATTCCGTGCTACAGACTATCAACCTGAAATATTCCTGACCCAACCAGTAACAGCAGATCTACCTTTTGGTGGACGTTTACGTATGCTGGGCGCAGGTGCTGTGCATCACTCGAATGGACAAGATGATCCATTATCACGCTCATGGAACCGTGCTTATCTCATGGCGGGCGCAGAGTGGGGCAGACTCTCAGTCATACCGCGTCTATGGGCTCGCGTAAATAGTGATAGTAATAGCGATGATGACAACCCAGATATCGAAGACTACATGGGCTACGGTGATATCAAATTCTTGTATGACTTGCCGGCTGATCAGAGCATTAGTGGTACCTTGCGCTATAATCCAAGTACCAATAAAGGTGCTGCGCAAATCGACTATATCTATCCTATCTCAGAGAACGTTAATGGTATGGTTCAGCTATTCCAAGGCTATGGTGAGTCGATCATTGATTACAATCATGAAAATACCTCTATCGGCTTCGGTATTGTACTGAACGATTGGAAAGGGCTTTAA
- a CDS encoding protein-disulfide reductase DsbD domain-containing protein, producing MTSVSAQAAGLNDLFKNSSSAKSKFLPVDEAFQVVSNTKATSKGTRLSISFEITPGHYVYKDKLTLSFPKGINATPFTFNQAPVSINDPTFGQVPVFTQRSVIATTTLTTSNGKGAKNAPIIIGWQGCATAGLCYPPEKVKTKIDIAATRR from the coding sequence ATGACATCGGTCAGTGCACAAGCAGCAGGGCTAAACGACTTATTTAAAAATAGCTCCTCGGCAAAATCAAAGTTCTTACCAGTGGATGAAGCCTTTCAGGTGGTCAGTAATACCAAAGCGACTTCCAAAGGCACGCGGTTGTCGATTAGTTTCGAAATTACGCCAGGGCATTATGTCTACAAGGATAAGCTTACGCTGAGCTTCCCTAAAGGAATAAACGCTACACCGTTCACTTTCAATCAAGCACCAGTATCAATCAATGATCCGACCTTTGGTCAGGTTCCTGTATTTACGCAAAGAAGCGTCATTGCAACCACGACGCTGACGACCAGTAATGGTAAGGGCGCCAAAAACGCACCCATTATTATTGGTTGGCAAGGGTGTGCAACAGCAGGGCTATGCTATCCACCAGAAAAAGTCAAAACCAAGATAGACATTGCTGCGACACGCAGATAA